One genomic segment of Rivularia sp. PCC 7116 includes these proteins:
- a CDS encoding putative baseplate assembly protein, producing MTNSDSPKPIYNRPGLPAIVYRVGDYNSFRQRLISQLSSQIVQSDTPSTRRPLTRLTTRSNEDPAIALLDAWAVVADVLTFYQERIANEGYIRTATERFSVLQLARTIGYELSPGVAASTYLAFTVDDAIESVTQAIVPQGTPVMSIPTTDDEVPQTFETSAEILTHLDWNSIQPRLSKPQVIAENINQIYLEGTSTQLQPGDWVLLVGNQEQDIETYLLNLTAVELSADNNYTLISWEKQLPQAIKSRLRNPEIFAFRNSASLFGKNAPNWEDMPDEIKKAAGGTLAGGVFCSEDNGSNWISVNDNLANTDILCLAASSKNLFAGTPDRGIFRWQDGKNWEAVNAGLTNLNIQALYIQPGKGYIFVGTPGGGVFRSKDNGDNWVPIHTGNVQVQGKGDNNWQSVNTAIPNTVVRSLLTYSTTTNSGTGTIESEGNNVSGEGTEFTREFNVDDTITVGNESRRITEINSDVSLQVDSPFISNLASGTSFTTPNREINYIFAGTDSGVYRSQDAGKNWIPQGLLDGLSDRVIRALTNDESDIFAGTDNGIYRSSDYGKNWQSKRLEDADNVFSLINYQLGDKTYLFAGTDNGVYRSEDEGETWTTFNNDLPENITVYALDSDDTNLFAATNEGIFTSTNNGDSWQEINQGLTKTNITSLAVNHKIFAGALFSGFKETEWLDFEVTQPEIDLNTIYPKILENSWIVLLNENLFQAVRVNKVSTDSVSKFNLTSEVTQIAFNNSVDLSGFGRRNTQVLIQSESLALAPEVLTVRMQQENIFLDPINKDKIYLSKFIPDLQSDKTLIVSGKHIRAIAEDIGGFFVWNADENKWQRHNQGLTSTNIQALAVDETENEYQYYIGTSQGVFRYLDKNQTNNPIWEPLKNQGLSDTDIQALCIPQTKELFAGTPSGIFYYSDSGWEARNQGLVHKNVQTLVSYQEGETISIFAGTFDGGVFVSRNNGESWNSTGLTNADVQTLVVNTETGELFAGTFQKGIFHSDNQGNSWQQLTNIERGTGTISSDNITVKGAGLNSQQLQVGDIINAGGQTRTIVSINNETQIITVDTAFRPDLAERTAFTINTGLTNLNITSLLILPQEQETILFAGTGGSGVFRSQDNGKRWQQVNTNLQDLEIRTLVKNSSNEIFLGTASKGIFHSVDNGDSWQAINDNLTNTDIKAIAISSNDNKDNIIAGGNGILISQDGFYTVPLNKSDLLWVISPPVKEKYLKWLVRDINGFVGNIETITDKELFLQPATEEDGIVSEVCTIKKPPTEQQNPVIVLKKPLKYAYDPETVTIYANVVMATHGETVVEVMGNGDGTIPNQSFILKQPPLTYVPAPTASGAKSTLEVRVNDVLWEEVDTLYEKDTHLQGYIIRLTDDNTPVITFGDGENGARLPTGEENVSATYRSGIGLEGQVAPESLTQLKDKPLGILEVINPLSASGAAPPESRDEAREKAPSQVRTLDRIVSIQDFEDFSRAFAGIGKAQAVPLWNGQSQLVHITVAAADGSQVDTDSNLYQQLVAAIDNNRDPIQFVEVDSYELQLFNVEAKLQFNPRYQQELLIENVTASLKAKFTFSNRNFGQDVTAAEVIATIQQIEGIVAVDLDALYKLGSSKGLQQSLKADLARWDEENDIAKPAQLLLINPQDIKLTTI from the coding sequence ATGACTAATTCAGATTCACCAAAACCAATTTACAACAGACCTGGATTGCCAGCTATAGTTTACCGCGTTGGTGACTATAATTCTTTTCGGCAGCGTTTGATATCGCAACTATCTAGCCAAATAGTACAAAGCGATACTCCATCGACACGCAGACCTCTGACAAGACTGACAACTCGTTCCAATGAAGATCCGGCGATCGCGCTTCTTGATGCTTGGGCTGTAGTTGCCGATGTGCTGACGTTTTACCAAGAGCGGATTGCTAATGAAGGTTATATACGCACTGCGACAGAACGATTTTCGGTGTTGCAGTTGGCGCGTACTATTGGCTACGAGCTAAGTCCGGGTGTAGCTGCTAGTACTTATCTGGCATTTACTGTGGATGATGCTATTGAAAGCGTTACTCAAGCCATTGTTCCCCAGGGAACTCCGGTGATGAGTATTCCAACGACAGATGATGAAGTACCCCAAACTTTTGAAACTAGTGCCGAAATTCTGACGCATCTCGACTGGAATAGTATCCAGCCTAGGTTAAGTAAACCGCAGGTAATTGCTGAAAATATTAATCAAATTTATTTAGAAGGAACTAGTACCCAACTGCAACCGGGAGATTGGGTTTTATTAGTTGGCAATCAAGAACAAGATATTGAAACTTATTTACTTAATCTGACTGCTGTAGAATTATCGGCAGATAATAATTACACGTTAATTAGTTGGGAGAAACAATTACCGCAGGCTATTAAAAGTAGACTTCGCAATCCTGAAATTTTCGCTTTCCGCAATTCGGCATCGTTATTTGGTAAAAATGCTCCCAATTGGGAAGATATGCCTGATGAAATTAAAAAGGCTGCTGGTGGTACGTTAGCTGGGGGTGTTTTTTGTAGCGAGGATAATGGCAGTAATTGGATTTCTGTAAATGATAATTTAGCAAATACAGATATTCTTTGTCTCGCTGCATCTAGTAAAAACTTGTTTGCGGGTACTCCAGATAGGGGAATATTTCGCTGGCAGGATGGTAAAAATTGGGAAGCAGTTAATGCTGGTTTGACTAACTTAAATATTCAAGCGCTTTATATTCAACCTGGGAAAGGATATATATTTGTTGGTACTCCGGGAGGTGGTGTTTTCCGCTCTAAGGATAATGGTGATAATTGGGTTCCGATTCATACGGGAAACGTGCAGGTACAAGGTAAAGGGGATAATAATTGGCAGTCTGTAAATACAGCTATTCCTAATACCGTTGTGCGTTCGTTATTAACTTATTCAACCACAACAAATTCAGGTACGGGGACAATTGAAAGTGAAGGTAATAATGTCAGCGGTGAGGGTACAGAATTTACTAGAGAATTTAATGTTGATGATACCATCACAGTAGGGAATGAAAGTAGAAGAATAACTGAGATTAATTCCGATGTTTCTTTACAAGTAGATAGTCCTTTTATTAGTAATTTAGCTTCTGGTACCTCTTTTACTACTCCTAACCGAGAAATAAATTATATATTTGCTGGAACTGATAGTGGTGTTTATCGCTCTCAAGATGCAGGTAAAAATTGGATACCACAAGGTTTATTGGATGGATTATCTGATAGAGTAATTCGTGCTTTGACTAATGATGAAAGCGATATTTTTGCTGGCACTGATAATGGTATTTATCGTAGTAGTGATTATGGAAAAAACTGGCAGTCAAAAAGGTTGGAAGACGCAGATAATGTCTTTTCATTAATTAATTATCAACTAGGAGACAAAACTTATCTTTTTGCTGGCACGGATAATGGTGTTTATCGTTCTGAAGATGAAGGAGAAACTTGGACAACTTTTAACAATGACTTACCAGAAAATATCACAGTTTATGCTCTAGATAGCGATGATACAAATTTATTCGCCGCTACTAATGAAGGTATATTTACTTCTACAAATAACGGCGACTCTTGGCAAGAAATTAATCAAGGTTTAACTAAAACTAATATTACTTCTTTAGCTGTTAATCATAAAATATTTGCCGGTGCTTTATTTTCAGGGTTTAAAGAAACAGAGTGGTTGGATTTTGAAGTTACGCAACCGGAAATTGATTTAAATACCATTTATCCCAAAATTTTAGAAAATAGCTGGATTGTTTTATTAAATGAAAATCTGTTTCAAGCTGTTCGAGTAAACAAGGTATCTACTGATTCTGTTAGTAAATTCAATTTAACATCGGAAGTTACGCAAATTGCTTTTAATAATTCTGTTGATTTAAGCGGTTTTGGTAGACGGAATACTCAAGTATTAATTCAAAGCGAATCTTTAGCTTTAGCGCCGGAAGTTTTAACGGTGAGGATGCAGCAGGAGAATATTTTTCTTGACCCCATAAATAAAGATAAAATTTATCTGAGTAAATTTATTCCGGATTTGCAGTCAGATAAAACTTTGATTGTCAGCGGTAAGCATATCCGAGCTATCGCTGAAGATATTGGCGGCTTTTTTGTCTGGAATGCTGATGAAAATAAATGGCAGCGCCATAATCAAGGTTTAACTAGTACCAATATTCAAGCTTTAGCTGTTGATGAAACAGAAAATGAATATCAATATTATATCGGCACCAGTCAAGGTGTTTTTCGTTATTTAGATAAAAATCAAACTAATAATCCAATTTGGGAACCTTTAAAAAATCAAGGTTTATCAGATACTGATATACAAGCACTTTGTATTCCCCAGACTAAAGAACTTTTTGCGGGTACTCCCAGCGGAATTTTTTACTATTCCGATAGCGGATGGGAAGCAAGGAATCAAGGATTGGTACATAAAAATGTGCAAACCTTGGTAAGTTATCAGGAAGGTGAAACTATTTCGATTTTCGCTGGAACTTTTGACGGTGGGGTTTTTGTTTCTCGGAATAACGGTGAGAGTTGGAATTCTACTGGTTTAACTAATGCCGATGTGCAAACTTTGGTTGTTAACACAGAAACTGGTGAATTATTTGCTGGCACTTTTCAAAAAGGTATTTTCCATTCTGATAATCAAGGTAATAGTTGGCAGCAGTTAACAAATATTGAAAGAGGTACGGGTACGATTTCCAGCGATAATATTACGGTTAAAGGTGCAGGGTTGAATTCCCAACAGTTGCAGGTAGGGGATATTATTAATGCTGGGGGACAAACTCGGACTATTGTATCTATTAATAATGAAACCCAAATTATTACAGTTGATACCGCTTTTCGTCCCGATTTAGCCGAAAGAACTGCTTTTACGATTAATACGGGTTTAACTAATCTCAATATCACTTCGCTGTTGATTCTACCTCAAGAGCAAGAAACAATTTTGTTTGCTGGTACCGGTGGTAGCGGTGTTTTTCGTTCCCAAGATAACGGTAAAAGATGGCAGCAGGTTAATACAAATCTCCAAGATTTAGAAATTCGTACTTTAGTAAAGAATTCTAGCAATGAAATATTTTTAGGTACTGCTAGTAAGGGAATTTTTCATTCCGTTGATAATGGCGATTCTTGGCAAGCAATTAACGATAATTTAACCAATACCGATATCAAGGCGATCGCTATTTCTTCTAACGATAATAAAGACAATATAATTGCTGGCGGCAATGGAATTTTAATTTCACAAGATGGTTTTTATACTGTTCCTTTAAATAAGAGCGATTTGCTTTGGGTGATATCGCCGCCAGTAAAAGAAAAATATCTTAAATGGTTGGTGAGAGATATCAATGGTTTTGTAGGCAATATTGAAACCATCACCGATAAAGAACTTTTCTTACAGCCTGCCACGGAAGAAGATGGTATTGTCAGTGAAGTTTGTACTATCAAAAAACCACCCACAGAGCAGCAAAATCCCGTCATAGTCTTAAAAAAACCTTTAAAATACGCTTACGATCCAGAAACAGTGACGATTTACGCTAACGTAGTAATGGCTACCCACGGTGAAACCGTTGTTGAAGTTATGGGAAACGGTGACGGTACTATACCCAATCAAAGCTTTATCCTCAAACAGCCGCCGCTTACATATGTACCTGCACCTACAGCCAGCGGTGCTAAAAGTACTTTGGAGGTGAGAGTTAACGATGTACTTTGGGAAGAGGTTGATACTTTATATGAAAAAGATACTCATCTCCAAGGTTATATTATCCGTTTAACTGACGATAATACTCCGGTAATTACCTTTGGAGATGGTGAAAATGGCGCTCGTTTGCCTACTGGGGAAGAAAATGTTAGCGCTACATATCGCAGCGGTATCGGTTTAGAGGGGCAAGTTGCTCCCGAAAGTCTGACTCAACTAAAAGATAAACCTTTGGGTATTCTTGAGGTGATAAATCCTTTATCTGCTTCTGGTGCTGCACCTCCGGAAAGTCGAGATGAAGCCAGAGAGAAAGCACCATCCCAAGTGCGTACTTTGGATAGAATTGTTTCTATACAAGATTTTGAAGACTTTTCTCGCGCTTTTGCGGGTATCGGTAAAGCTCAAGCTGTTCCTTTATGGAATGGGCAAAGTCAATTAGTACATATTACTGTCGCTGCTGCGGATGGTTCCCAGGTAGATACAGATAGTAATCTTTATCAACAATTAGTTGCAGCAATTGATAATAATCGCGACCCCATTCAGTTTGTAGAGGTGGATTCCTACGAGCTGCAATTGTTTAACGTTGAAGCAAAATTGCAGTTTAATCCCCGCTATCAGCAAGAATTACTAATTGAAAATGTGACTGCATCTTTAAAGGCTAAATTTACCTTTAGCAATCGCAACTTTGGGCAAGATGTCACGGCTGCGGAGGTAATTGCTACCATTCAACAAATTGAGGGAATAGTAGCTGTGGATTTGGATGCTTTATATAAATTAGGTAGTAGTAAAGGCTTGCAGCAATCTTTGAAAGCTGATTTAGCTCGCTGGGATGAAGAAAATGATATTGCTAAACCAGCCCAGTTGTTATTGATAAATCCTCAAGATATTAAATTAACTACGATATGA